The Candidatus Zixiibacteriota bacterium genome window below encodes:
- a CDS encoding T9SS type A sorting domain-containing protein, whose translation MKGKILVLIAAMMAMAITASAQQDPKDNGAADSVILSFGHLPDLMSGDSLVVVEIYGLCDSALASISPGFQWNVPEMDLDTGFFSPTAAGAFNLTQLVYYRNNKDSSNNALKFQTVGLRIFGPGLLPGRHLLATFRFHLTAEVDSIVVDSSLFNKFAFVTVANNEFVPRFAGPIVYKLPQDVEQIETGSLPTSFDLAQNYPNPFNPETTFEFALPKASQVELAIFNVLGQRVITLINERLDAGTYRETWRGTSENGGQVASGIYFYRLTAGDFVSTRKMMLLK comes from the coding sequence ATGAAGGGTAAGATTCTGGTACTAATAGCCGCAATGATGGCAATGGCCATCACCGCGTCGGCGCAACAGGATCCCAAGGACAACGGAGCGGCAGATTCGGTAATACTCAGTTTTGGCCATCTGCCTGACCTCATGAGTGGTGATTCACTAGTCGTGGTTGAAATCTATGGGTTGTGTGATTCTGCTCTCGCGTCCATAAGCCCGGGATTTCAGTGGAACGTCCCGGAGATGGATCTCGACACCGGGTTTTTCTCCCCCACTGCTGCCGGCGCGTTCAACCTGACACAACTGGTGTACTATAGAAACAACAAAGACTCGTCCAACAATGCGCTGAAGTTTCAAACCGTGGGTCTGAGGATCTTTGGCCCCGGATTATTGCCGGGGAGGCATCTGTTAGCCACTTTCAGGTTCCATCTGACGGCCGAGGTTGATTCTATCGTGGTGGATAGCTCTTTGTTTAACAAGTTTGCATTCGTGACAGTCGCCAACAATGAGTTCGTGCCGCGCTTTGCAGGGCCGATTGTCTACAAATTGCCTCAGGATGTAGAGCAGATCGAGACCGGCAGTCTGCCGACCAGTTTTGACCTCGCGCAGAACTACCCGAACCCTTTCAACCCCGAAACGACCTTCGAATTCGCTCTGCCCAAAGCGTCACAGGTCGAGCTGGCTATCTTCAATGTGCTGGGCCAGAGAGTGATCACGCTGATTAATGAGAGGCTCGACGCTGGCACCTATCGGGAAACCTGGCGCGGAACATCGGAAAACGGCGGACAGGTAGCATCCGGCATTTACTTCTATCGCCTGACCGCGGGTGACTTTGTTTCGACTCGCAAAATGATGCTATTGAAGTAG